aggaacctccatacagttctccacagtgactgcaccagtttacattcccaccaagagttcAGGAGGGCTCCttcttctccacattctcaccaacacttgttattttcaaataatgaagATTTCAACAGTGCCCTCACTGCCAGTAAAGGGCCAGGATGCACCTGGGGAGCTGGGTGGTCTTTTAGCCTGGGAGGAAATAGCCAGAATGTCCTGAAATTCACTGAGTGTGGCGAACCTCTCCCGACCACCCACTTTCCACCAACCTGAACTGCTGGCTTGTAGGAATACTCCGCAGGAAGTTAGGGACAGGGGACGGAAAGGCAGACGGAAAGggatgagagacacagaaacagggaagatgctggagagaaggtgctgtgcagggcagggaggccaggctggAAATGGGTCCCTGCAGCCCAGGCTGCTCTGAGCAGAAGGGTCACAGAGGCGCTGTCACAGTCCATCATGTGGGACCAGCACCTTCCCAGCTGCTGTGAATGTTTATGGGCAGAGGGGCCATTAGACCCTCTGGTCTGTTGGTGTGTCTCGGGAGGACCTGATCCAGGCCTTGAAACTGCAGCCGCTGTGACTGTTAGTAATGACTCATGCCAATGGCCTTTGAGTGTCCGTGGGTGTTTCCTCTGTCCACACTCACAGTGGATTGCGTGCATGTCAGGTCTGACAGCCCTGAGCACGTAAGGGGATGCAGACTCTTCCAAGTTtcactttctcttccatttctctacTTGTTTCACAGACACCAGGAGAATGCAGGGTgagagcagagcagggacacTGCCGAGGGCAGAGCAGCACCCGCCTGGAGGCCCACAGCCGTCCACAGCCATGTGGAAGAATCATCTTGCCACCCATGCAGACGTTCCCTCCAGGGAGGATGTTGTAGGGCAATAAGTCAAAAGTTCCACTCATGGGGTTCCCCTGAGATAAACTTCCAGCTACGTAGGATCTGAATCCAGAAAGATCCCAAGGGAAACTCTCCTCTTCATGTTCCAACTTGGATGAGAGCTTCCCTGGCTCCAGTCTTGTCGTGCAGCCTCTCAGGGCATCAGGGGCTCAGCTGCACCTGCTGCAGGTCTGGGCTCCCCTTCATCCTCCCTGGGAAGTGGCACCCCGGAATTTTTCTGCAGGTGCACCTGGTCTCCCCAGGAGTGCTCAGCCTCGTCTCTTCCCTCCAACTGCAGTACCCTGTAACCAGGGCAAGGGGGTCCCAGAGGAAGATGTGGGACAGAGGCCCCTGGGTGTGTGCAGGGGTGTTGAAAAAGGGTGAGTGCATGCTAAGGGGCAGATGGGTGCATGCAGGAGGGCAACTGAGTGTGGGCAGAGGGCCAGTGGGTGCATGTACGGAGGCAGGAGGGTGCGTGCAGGGGGGCCAGTGGGTATGTGCAGGGAGAGTGAAGGTCTGTGGGTGCATGGAGAGGTGCATGTAGGTGTGTGCAAGGGTGCCCATGGGTGcttgccaggggcaggggggcaggtggCTGCGTGAAGGGAGGAGTGACGGTGGGTAGGTATAGTGGGGCAGGTGGCTGCATGCAAGGAGCTCATGGGTGCATGCAGGGGGGCAAGGGGGCAGGTAGATTCATGCAAAGGGGCAGGCATGTGGGTGCAGGGGTCAGGGAGACAGGTGAGAGCATGCAAGGGGGGGCAGGTGGTTGAGTGCACAGAAAGTTAAGGTGGGTGAGTGCATGCAGGGGGACAGGTGGTGCATGCAGAGGGTCAGGAGGGTAGCTGCAGGTGGGCAGGTGGGTGCATGAAGATAGGCAGGGGGAGGGTGAGTGGTGCAGAGGCCAGGGGGGTAGGTGGGTGCATACAGGGGGccaggtgtgtgtatgtatggggGCAGGTGCACGTGtgcagtggggcaggggaggcttGTGGGTGCATGCCGGGAAGCAGGTTGATGAGTACAGAGGGGCAGGTGGGTGCATGCAAGGGAGTGAGTGAGTACGTGCACTGGGGCAGGGGACAGCTGGGTGATTGCAGTGGGGCTCCTGAGTGCATGCAGGGGGCGCGTGGGTGGGTGTATGGGGGCTGGTGGATATGTGCAGGAGCGGTTGTGTGCTTGCAGAGGGGTGTTTACAGAAGGCCAGGGGAGGCAGGTGGTTGCATGCAGGGGGAAGGTGGGTGCCTTCAGGGGGAATGAAGGCAGTTGGGTACCTGCAGGAGGACTGTTGGGTGAGTGCAATGGGGCAGGTGGGTGTGTGCAAGGGAGCAGGGGCATGTGGTGATTGCAGGGGTGCTTGCGGGTACATGCAGAGGGCAGGTGGATGGGTGTATTGGGACAGGCGGGTGTGTGCAGCAAGGTCGGAGGAAGGTGGGAGCATGCAGGGGACCAGGTGGGTGTGTGCGGTGGCAGATGGGTATTTGCAGAGGAGCAggtgggtgtgagcaggggacaagTGGGTCTGTGCAAGGGTGTAGGTGGGTGCCTGCAGAGGGAATGAAGGCAAGTGGATGCATGCAGGGGGACAGGTGGGTGAGTgaaaggggcaggagggcagatGGGTGCATACAGAGGGGCGGATGAGTGTGTGCAGGGGGACTGAAGGTGGGTGACTGCATCCAGGGGGGCAGGCGGGTGTATGCAGGAGTCCAGGGGGATGCGTGAAGGTAGGCAGAGGGGCAGGTGGGTGCATACATGGGGCCACAAAGGTGCATGCATTGGGGCAAGGGGGCAGGTGGGTGTGTGCCAGAGGGCCCTCAGGTGCATATATTGGGGCAGGTGGGTGCATGCAGGGAGGTCCACAGGTGCATGCAGGGGGTCAGGTGGGTGCGTGCTGGGAGGGTGCATGCAGGAGCATGTGGGTGTGTGCTCGGGGGTCCACAGGTGCTTGCAGGGAGGGTCGCATGCAGGGGTCAGGTGGGTGcgtgcaggggggcagggggtgcatGTAAGGAGGCAGTGAGGCTGGTGGTGCGTGCAGGGGGGAGTGGAGGCCAGTGGGTGCGTGTAGAGGGGGCACTGAGATCAGGCCCATCATTGTCCTGGGGTCAGTCCCAGGAGaggtcttgctggctcagggcagtccTTGCTGCTTGAGAGTGTGGTGTGGGTTCCAGCAGGGGATGCTTTGCCTGCGGGGTCTCTTGCTGGATTTCACAGGCGGctgggaaaaaagagaatgagtCAATTAGAGAGTGCAGACCCAGACCAGAGTGAAGGCAGTGAAAtcctctttctgttcttcttgGC
This region of Lynx canadensis isolate LIC74 chromosome B3, mLynCan4.pri.v2, whole genome shotgun sequence genomic DNA includes:
- the LOC115515383 gene encoding proline-rich extensin-like protein EPR1; translation: MHPPAPIYAPEGPLAHTHLPPCPNACTFVAPCMHPPAPLPTFTHPPGLLHTPACPPGCSHPPSVPLHTLIRPSVCTHLPSCPFHSPTCPPACIHLPSFPLQAPTYTLAQTHLSPAHTHLLLCKYPSATAHTHLVPCMLPPSSDLAAHTRLSQYTHPPALCMYPQAPLQSPHAPAPLHTPTCPIALTQQSSCRYPTAFIPPEGTHLPPACNHLPPLAFCKHPSASTQPLLHISTSPHTPTHAPPACTQEPHCNHPAVPCPSARTHSLPCMHPPAPLYSSTCFPACTHKPPLPHCTRAPAPIHTHTWPPVCTHLPPWPLHHSPSPCLSSCTHLPTCSYPPDPLHAPPVPLHALTHLNFLCTQPPAPPCMLSPVSLTPAPTCLPLCMNLPAPLPPCMHP